In the genome of Quercus robur chromosome 3, dhQueRobu3.1, whole genome shotgun sequence, one region contains:
- the LOC126717914 gene encoding ATP-dependent Clp protease proteolytic subunit 6, chloroplastic-like isoform X2 has translation MVASVISVPSSLSITCRSRSRTSSVPLFSRRNSTRSIFSALPPPYGLSSKTCGLPSKHEEKDFRTRTSYDAIEAARKGNPPVMPAVMTPGGPLDLSSVLFRNRIIFIGQPVNSQVAQRVISQLVTLATIDEDADILVYLNCPGGSTYSVLAIYDCMSWIKPKVGTVCFGVAASQGALLLAGGEKGMRYSMPNARIMIHQPQSGCGGHVEDVRRQVNEAVQSRHKIDKMYAAFTGQPLEKVQQYTERDRFLSVSEAMEFGLIDGVLETEY, from the exons ATGGTAGCTTCAGTTATCTCCGTGCCTTCAAGCTTATCAATCACTTGTCGTAGTCGTAGCAGAACCTCGTCCGTTCCTTTGTTTTCTCGCAG AAACTCAACGAGGTCGATATTCTCTGCCTTGCCACCTCCATATG GCTTATCCAGTAAAACTTGTGGGTTACCTAGTAAGCACGAAGAGAAGGATTTTCGTACCAGAACAAG TTATGATGCAATAGAAGCCGCCAGAAAGGGGAATCCACCTGTAATGCCAGCTGTGATGACCCCGGGAGGGCCTTTGGATCTCTCATCAGTGTTATTCAGGAATCGCATAATCTTCATTGGTCAGCCAGTAAACTCACAGGTGGCTCAGCGAGTCATATCGCAGCTTGTGACTCTGGCAACTATTGATGAGGATGCAGATATTCTG GTTTATTTGAACTGCCCTGGTGGAAGTACATACTCTGTGCTGGCAATTTATGATTGCATGTCTTGG aTTAAGCCCAAGGTTGGCACAGTATGTTTTGGAGTAGCGGCAAGCCAAGGTGCACTTCTTCTTGCTGGTGGAGAAAAGGGAATGCGCTATTCAATGCCAAATGCACGTATTATGATACATCAACCACAGAGTGGATGTGGG GGGCATGTGGAAGATGTGAGGCGCCAAGTGAATGAAGCGGTTCAATCTCGCCAT aaaattgacaaaatgtATGCTGCTTTTACTGGCCAACCTCTAGAGAAAGTGCAACAATACACTGAAAGGGATCGTTTCTTGTCTGTTTCTGAG GCTATGGAGTTTGGACTCATCGATGGTGTGTTAGAAACTGAATATTGA
- the LOC126717913 gene encoding uncharacterized protein LOC126717913 yields MSMSKSSKMLQYINYRMRVTIQDGRQLVGKFMAFDRHMNLVLGDCEEFRKLPPAKGKRANNNEEREDRRTLGLVLLRGEEVISMTVEGPPPPEESRAKAANAAAMAGPGIGRAAGRGIPTAPLIQAQPGLSGPVRGVGGPAPNMMQPQMARPQLSAPPMTYPTPPVMRPPAYPGQGGPPPPPPPMMRGMPMPQGQGQGQFAAARPQFQVPPPPHFGQRPMGPPPPGQMMRGPPPPPGRPGMPPVPVFGPPRPSMPPPPNPQQQQQQQ; encoded by the coding sequence ATGTCGATGTCGAAGAGCTCGAAGATGCTCCAGTACATCAACTACCGTATGCGCGTCACAATCCAAGATGGGCGCCAGTTAGTGGGCAAGTTCATGGCCTTCGATCGCCACATGAACCTCGTCTTGGGCGACTGCGAAGAGTTCCGCAAGCTTCCTCCTGCCAAAGGCAAGAGAGCCAACAACAACGAAGAGCGCGAGGACCGCCGCACTCTCGGCCTCGTCCTCCTCCGCGGCGAAGAGGTCATTTCCATGACTGTCGAGGGCCCACCTCCTCCCGAAGAGTCCCGTGCAAAGGCTGCTAATGCTGCCGCCATGGCCGGACCCGGTATTGGCCGTGCTGCTGGCCGAGGCATTCCAACCGCACCCCTAATTCAGGCTCAGCCAGGCCTCTCCGGTCCTGTCCGTGGAGTTGGTGGGCCTGCGCCTAATATGATGCAGCCTCAGATGGCGCGGCCGCAGCTCTCAGCGCCTCCGATGACTTACCCTACACCCCCTGTGATGCGGCCCCCGGCGTACCCCGGACAGGGTggtcctcctcctcctcctcctcctatGATGCGGGGGATGCCTATGCCACAGGGCCAGGGTCAGGGCCAGTTTGCTGCAGCAAGGCCACAGTTCCAGGTTCCCCCGCCGCCGCATTTTGGCCAGAGGCCAATGGGGCCACCGCCACCCGGTCAGATGATGAGAGGTCCACCGCCGCCGCCCGGTCGTCCTGGGATGCCGCCTGTTCCTGTTTTTGGGCCTCCCCGACCCAGTATGCCACCTCCACCAAACCctcagcagcagcaacaacagcaGTAA
- the LOC126717914 gene encoding ATP-dependent Clp protease proteolytic subunit 6, chloroplastic-like isoform X1 yields the protein MVASVISVPSSLSITCRSRSRTSSVPLFSRRNSTRSIFSALPPPYGDSLTFGLSSKTCGLPSKHEEKDFRTRTSYDAIEAARKGNPPVMPAVMTPGGPLDLSSVLFRNRIIFIGQPVNSQVAQRVISQLVTLATIDEDADILVYLNCPGGSTYSVLAIYDCMSWIKPKVGTVCFGVAASQGALLLAGGEKGMRYSMPNARIMIHQPQSGCGGHVEDVRRQVNEAVQSRHKIDKMYAAFTGQPLEKVQQYTERDRFLSVSEAMEFGLIDGVLETEY from the exons ATGGTAGCTTCAGTTATCTCCGTGCCTTCAAGCTTATCAATCACTTGTCGTAGTCGTAGCAGAACCTCGTCCGTTCCTTTGTTTTCTCGCAG AAACTCAACGAGGTCGATATTCTCTGCCTTGCCACCTCCATATGGTGATTCTTTAACATTtg GCTTATCCAGTAAAACTTGTGGGTTACCTAGTAAGCACGAAGAGAAGGATTTTCGTACCAGAACAAG TTATGATGCAATAGAAGCCGCCAGAAAGGGGAATCCACCTGTAATGCCAGCTGTGATGACCCCGGGAGGGCCTTTGGATCTCTCATCAGTGTTATTCAGGAATCGCATAATCTTCATTGGTCAGCCAGTAAACTCACAGGTGGCTCAGCGAGTCATATCGCAGCTTGTGACTCTGGCAACTATTGATGAGGATGCAGATATTCTG GTTTATTTGAACTGCCCTGGTGGAAGTACATACTCTGTGCTGGCAATTTATGATTGCATGTCTTGG aTTAAGCCCAAGGTTGGCACAGTATGTTTTGGAGTAGCGGCAAGCCAAGGTGCACTTCTTCTTGCTGGTGGAGAAAAGGGAATGCGCTATTCAATGCCAAATGCACGTATTATGATACATCAACCACAGAGTGGATGTGGG GGGCATGTGGAAGATGTGAGGCGCCAAGTGAATGAAGCGGTTCAATCTCGCCAT aaaattgacaaaatgtATGCTGCTTTTACTGGCCAACCTCTAGAGAAAGTGCAACAATACACTGAAAGGGATCGTTTCTTGTCTGTTTCTGAG GCTATGGAGTTTGGACTCATCGATGGTGTGTTAGAAACTGAATATTGA